A segment of the Panicum hallii strain FIL2 chromosome 1, PHallii_v3.1, whole genome shotgun sequence genome:
TTCGCTTTTGCAGGAAGCAAGACTAACAAAAGGTAAAGAGGACACAATAAGACAAATAATAAAAGCAAAGATTTGAAGTGTACCTTGTGCCTGCTTAGTAAGAGTTAGTTGTGAACGACACAAGGCAACTGAAGTGCATGATATGCAGATACTAGGGAAAGAGAAGAAGCATACAGCCATGCCGCCACAGTTTATCCAGGACTGAAAGCAACGGAACATGAGCAGGGCCTGTCTTGTACTGGATGCGAGTTGCAGAATCCGATAGGTCTAGACAAGTGTAAAAGGGCATTGCCTCAAAGAAGTTTCATTTGTCATGCTCTAATGACATCTTTATCACTCTTACCCGGCAAGTCTTTCAATGTTCGTTGAAAGATTGCAAACGAAACCCGGGTCCACAAATGGACAATTACCCTTAATTATTGAGGAAGCGTGGCTTGCGTACCCACCCACCGGCCGGCTATGGGGCGATAAAAGAGACAACGGTGGATGGCGTCAAACACGGCAAAGTCTAAACTTGGACCATCTCCAGCAGTTTCTCAATAACATCTTCTAATAAGATAGTATTGGAATATTCCAATACTAATTTTATAGATTATTGGGAGAGATGCTTTTACAGTTCTCCTAATAACCTCATCCCTGGAAGAGCTAAAATTCTCCCTCATTTGAGGGGAGTAGGGAACAACCCAATAATTATTGGGGAAAGGGAGATGTTTTGGGGGAACTGTTGGAGTACATTTTCTTCCTAATATTATCATATTATTGGGGAAAGGGAGactgctggagatgctcttacTCTCTCTTTCTATATCTATATCTATATCTATATCTATATCTATACCTATTTCTAAAGCACATAAGGTTTCCATCTAAATTTTTGGTTGGTCCGTCTTGTATCATTGATAGGTGGACCTTTGGTCCATCCTGTATGCGAGTCGGACCAGCCCGTTGTCCACGACTCGATCACGTAGATCCCTACAAATTAACATGCGACTATATGTGTCCGATACTTATACCAACTTTGTCCGTAGCAATGCACGGGCATATTAGACTAGTTTTTTTTCAAAAAGAGCAAAGACTCTTTCGTGTTAATATTATGTTATATTGTTAGAAAGGAGAAACAAAAGAACAATAAAAAGAAAAAGACAGAAAGGGTACAGCAGATGCTAACACCCCCGCTGCCGCCCTTGCCCTCTCACTACTTGGACCAAAATAACAATTCCATAGGAACACCGGCCAACTAACGGCACCCTGACACAGGGCTCCTGCCAACTAATGGCAACGAAGATACGATACAGCAACAGACAGAAGGCCACAAAATTTTAAGAGAGTTGTTTAAAAGATGGCCGGCGATTTCTTTTTTTAAGAATTAGTTGTGAAATGGTTACTATGCCAAGTAACCATTAgacaagatccttccttgtctATGCTGCATTGCTGCTTACTCTCGGCCTGGTCCTAGTACTTCCTTTTATTGTTACGAAAAAGGGAGTGGCTCCAATGCCAAAGTTGTTAGTCTCTAATGGTTACTTGGCATAGTATGCCGCAGTGGCGCGGCGCTGGGCCTCCTCCGGAGTCCATCCATCCTGGAAGGAAGCACGGACGCGGCGGCACCGAGCTAGCTTGTTCCTTTCCTCATTAGACTGTGCCCCGGCCATACCCCTTCCCAAATTCCTCGCGCGCGCGTCATCAAGCACCGATCGCCGCGCACCGCCCGTATGCCGCCGGCCTCGCCGCGACGCGGTGTCCTCCGTGGCGCTCGCTGCTgtcgtgccgtgccgtgccgccgccctctccacgTTCGCGCAGGTGCGCTGCGCCTGCGAACGGACCGTCCAGCCGCCACGCCGCAGCGAACCCCCGCCGCCCAGCGGTCGAACGCGCGTCGTCCAGCAGTACACACGCCCAGAGGCCAGAGCAGCCGCCCGTCGAACTGCGCGTGCCGCCTGCGTCGACCGCGTCGTTGCATGGAGGCAATTGACGACCGATCCTTCTACCTGGGAAGCTGGAACACGTCGCCAACTAGGAAAGCGGGCGGTGGAGACCTGGACGACGCCGCCGACGCGGCGGGCGGCCGTGTTGGCAACGGCGCCGGCCGAGTCAGACcctgaaataccgtccacccttGGGCCTCTCCCGAGCGTTGGATCGGGCTTGTGCGGCCGTGATCGGCGTGGATGGGGAGCCAGAACTTCTCCACTTTCCTCGCGCACGCAGTTGACTCATCCGGTTTTGGTTAGGTCTTCACGCATCTAGCATTATTCATGTAGGCTCACACCAAAAGATGACCCCTCGTACTCACATCTAGTTTGTGTGCTTATCAGAAATATTTTTGTATGATAGGAGCACAACTGAACAAACGGAGAAGAGAAGGAGAAGGGGGTCGTCTAGCTCATCAGGCGTCGATCGAGGCAGCCCTTCTGCTCGTGGCGCTTCTGGCAGTGGCCGTAGTAGGATATGTcctgcggcgccggcggcgcgttGTACATCCTCGctcacttcttcttcttcttcccctcttcTTCTCTGCGGTCGCAGGCGAAGCACTAGCTAACCGAGCTCTCTGCTGCTACTACTGCTTCTACTTGGGCTCTCTTGTCTCTTCTACCTTGTGCGGAACAGAACAATGGATAGAAGGGCTTTCCTAGGTGACACCGTACCCTTTGACAAATGGTGTCCTCTCCTGCGTTTGGTCTTATAAATACGTTCAAGACGAGGCATGGGAGGAAGCTACTGCTCGGCGGCGTGCGCCCACGGGCCACGGCCTACGCACGGAAGCGAACAAAGTCACCGGCGGCGCCGCGCAGGTGCCGGTGATGGCGTGCTGCTCGCcagcagccgcctccgccgccacgccgcaTCGTCCCTCATCTCGGAAGCCGGCTGCTGCGGTTCGACGCCGGCACAGCGCCTGCGAGCTATGCGCTGCGTTTCGTCGAAGGGGACGACGGCAGGAGGCTGGGCATGGAAAGCGGCGAAGGCCTGGCTCCTCCAACCGCGCCGATCACGACCGGACAAGCCCGATCCAACGCTGGGGCGATGtccaggggtggacggtatttcatttaccgtccacccctggAGTCCGACCCGTCCGGCGCCGTTGCCAAcacggccggccgccgcgccgcccaagTCTCCACCACCGGCTTTCCTAGTTGGCGACGTGTTCCAGCTTCCCAGGTAGAAGGTTCCGTCGTTAATTGCCGCCGTCGCAATTCGCAACGACACGGTGGACGCCGGCGGTGCGCGCAGTTCGACGGACGGCTGCTCGATCTGGCCTCTGGGCATGTGTTTGGTGGACGCGCGTTCCATCGGACCtatgggcggggcggcgggggtgcAGCTGGACGGTCCGTGCGCACAGGCGTGGACGTGGAGAGGGTGGCGGCACGGCACGACAGCAGCGACCGCCACGGAGGACATCGCGCCGCGGCGAGGCCGGCGGCATGCAGGCGGTGCGCGGCGATCGGTGCCTGGTGACGCGCGCGCGAGGACTTTGGAGAAGGGGTACGGCCGGAGCATAGTCTGGTGAGGAACAAGCTAGCTCGGTGCAGCGTCCGTGCTTCCTGCCAGGATGGACTCCGGAGGAGGCCCCACCATACTATGCGAAGTAACCGCCGGCTCGTGAATTTCCAATTTCACTACTAATTCTtaaaaaaaacagagagagaaACCGCCGGCCACTTTGTAAACAACTCTGAAAATTTTGTGATCTTCTGTTTGCTGCATTACATGTATCTTCGTTGCCATCAGTTGGCATGCAGGAGCCCTGTGTCAGGGTGCCGTTAGTTGACCGGTGTCCAATGGGCAATGGAATTGTTTTTTTGGTCGAAGTAGTGAGGGTACGGTTGGCAGAGGGGTTGTTCTGTTTGTTCAGCTGCTGTACCCTTTCTGTCCGTTTCTTTTCCTTGTTCTTTTGTTTCTCCTTTCTAATAATATAATAACAACACACAAAAGTCTTTGCTCTTTTTGAAATATAAAAGAGAGTAAGTTTAGACTTTGTAGTGTTGGACGCCATCCACCGTTGTCTCTTTATCGCTAGTCCCAGAGCCGGCGGCTACGCAGGTTACGCTTCCTCGTTAACTAAGGGTAGGTAATTGTCCATATGGGGACTCGGGTTTGGTTTGTAATTTTTCAACGACCATTGAAAGACTAGGCGGATAAAGGTGATCCATATGTCATttaggctaatcacaatggggGTTTCATGTCCATATTTCCAAGAATGCCACATCAACTTTGTAAAAGGATGAAACACCCTCTCTCAATAGAGAGTTTCATCTCAATATTTCATATGCCAACATACTACTTAAATGCTGCAAATAAATAACCAATAGGATTTACTCAATTGTGTGAAGATGAAACAAAACACTCCCAATGGAGGTTTCACACGGTTTCcaagttcttggaaatgggTTAACATAGTTTCATCCTCATGAAACTCTTACTTCTTGAATGATGTGCCATGTCATCCAAATTGCTGATGTGGCAGGCTAATTAATGCCATGAAACACCCCATGAAACTCTCATTGTGAATAGCCTTAGAGCATGACAATTGACAAATGAAACTTCTTTGAGGCAATGCCCTTTCACACTTGTCTAGACCTATCGGATTCTGCAACTCGCATCCAGTACAAGACAGGGTCTGGTCCTGCTCCGTCGCTTTCAGTCCTCGCAGATAACCTGTGGCGGCATGACATGAAACTTCTTTGAGGCAATTCCCTTTCACACTTGTCTAGACCTATCGGATTCTGCAACTCGCATCCAGTACAAGACAGGCCCTGCTCATATTCCGTTGCTTTCAGTCCTCCTGGATAAACTGTGGCGGCATGGCTGTATGCTTCTTCTCTTTCCCTAGTATCTGCATATCATGCACTTCAGTTGCCTTGTGTCGATCACAACTCTTACTAAGCAGGCACAAGGTACACTTCAAATCTTTGCTTTTATTATTTGTCTTATTGTGTCCTCTTTACCTTTGTTAGTCTTGCTTCGTGCAAAAGCGAACTAATTATGTGATTGATTTACATCCCCGACATGATTGTTGATGTTCTTCTTCATGTAGGAAGTAGAGAACAAAGGCCTAACCATGGCTGCTAAGGCTAAGCAACACATGAAACCTGGCATGCTCATGCCGTGGGCCATGGTAATCCTGCTGTTGTCCTGTGGAGCTGGAACCATCAGCTGCACGACCCGCGACGGGGACGACACGGATCTCGTCTCGCTCCTTGATTTCAAGCGCGCGATCAGGAGCGATCCGAGAGGGGCCCTGAGCTCATGGAACTCTAGCGTCCACTTCTGCGGCTGGAAGGGCGTGTCGTGTGGCCGTCCGGAGCGCGTCGTGGCACTGAACCTGTCCGGGCAGGCTTTGGACGGTCAGATCTCTCCTTCCCTTGGGAACATGTCATACCTTGCCTCCCTTAATCTCTCCACGAACAGGTTCTCTGGACAGATACCTCCTGATCTCGGCTACCTGCGCAGGCTCAAGTTCCTTGACCTGAAATACAACTCGTTACAGGGAAGCATTCCGGACGCAGTCACGAATTGCTCCAGCTTGCGGGGATTGTACCTTGCAGGGAACTTGCTTGTGGGAGAAATTCCCAAGAAATTAGCCCTCCTCTCAAGCCTGCTACATCTATGGCTTCACTCGAACTATCTTACAGGGACCATTCCACCTGACCTAGGTAACATCACAACCTTACGGCACGTCATTCTTCAAGCTAACCAGCTCCATGGAAGCATCCCCGAGGAGCTTGGGAAGCTATCCAACATGTCAGACTTGCTGCTTGGTGGAAATAGGCTGACAGGTAGAATCCCAGAAGCACTCCTGAATCTCTCTTCTCTGCAACAACTGGCCATGCCAGTGAATATGCTTCATGGTCCACTGCCATCTAGGATCGGGGACTTCCTCCCTAACCTCCGGCTCCTTTACTTGGGTGCCAACATGCTGGGAGGTCACATCCCGGAATCACTAGGCAATGCATCAGCGCTGCAGTCGATAGAATTGGAGTACAACTATGGCTTTACAGGCAGAATCCCTCCTTCTCTTGGtaaacttcagaagctcagaaCGCTAGGTCTCAATGATAACAATCTTGAAGCAAAAGATAGCCAAAGCTGGGAATTTCTAGACGCATTAACCAATTGCACTCGTCTAGTGAAGCTTTCACTCTATGGAAATCTGCTGCGGGGAGTACTACCAGATTCAGTCGGTAACCTTTCGTCTAATCTTGACTACCTCACGCTTGGAAGCAACATGCTATACGGATTGGTCCCATCAAGCATAGGAAACCTTCATAAGCTAACTAAATTAGATTTACAGAACAACAGTTTTACAGGTGCCATTGGTGGATGGATTGAAAATATGGTTAACTTAGAGGGTTTATACATTCAGAGCAACCACTTCAGTGGGCACATTCCAGATTCCATTGGTAATTTTTCAAAGTTGACAGAGCTGTTTCTAGGTGAGAATCAATTCTATGGTCCCATACCCTCAAGCTTAGGAAAACTTCCACAGCTCTCAAATTTATACCTCAGTTATAACAATCTTCAAGGCAATATACCAAAAAGTCTCATAGCACCCACAATTGTTCAATGTTCATTATCCAACAACAATTTGGAAGGCCAAATACCTGATCTTGGCAACCTTCAACAGATTAACTATCTTGATCTTTCATCCAACAAGCTTACCGGGGCAATTCCACTTTCTTTGGGCACTTGCCAGCAACTGCAAACTGTCCTAATGGAGTTAAACTTGCTCTCCGGAAGTATCCCCATGTCTTTCGGCAATCTTAATAGTTTAGCCATGCTCAACCTTTCTCATAACAATTTCTCAGGGTCAATCCCAATTACTCTAAGCAAACTACAGCTTCTCACAGAATTAGATCTGTCTCACAATCATCTTGAGGGTGAAGTACCAAAAGAAGGGGTATTCAAAAACACTACAGCCATTTCGCTTGAAGGAAATTGGCAGCTCTGTGGAGGTGTGCTAGAATTACATATGCCTCCATGCCCCAATACTGTTACTCAGAGAAGAACTGGACGGCGACACTATTTTGTAAGAATATTGACCCCCATGTTAGGCATTGTGTCCCTCACATTACTGATATATTTTATCATCTCAAGAAAGAAGGTGTCAAGAGCACAGTCATCACTGTCTTTTTCTGATGAGCAATTTCCTAAAGTTTCTTATAAGGATTTAGCTCAGTCCACAGATAACTTTTCAGAGTCTAACTTGGTTGGGAGAGGAAGCCATGGTTCAGTATACAAAGGAAGGCTAATAACTCCTGAACCCGTGGTTGTGGCTGTGAAGGTTTTTGACCTTGCCGTGGAAGGGACTGATAGGAGTTTCATGTCAGAATGTCAAGCTCTGAGAAATATCCGGCACCGCAACCTTCTTCCAATCCTAACTGTGTGCTCAACAATTGATAATAGGGGCAATGATTTCAAAGCTCTAGTCTATAGGTTTATGCCCAATGGCAATTTGGATTCTTGGTTGCATCCTCCTGGGTATGGAAACAATGCGAATAACCTGAATCTGTCTCAAAGATTGAAAATAGCTGTTGACATTGCTGATGCATTGCAATATATACATCATGATTGTGAGAGTCCTATCCTTCACTGCGACTTGAAGCCCAGCAATATTCTTCTTGACAATGATATGACCGCTCGTCTAGGAGACTTCGGCATTGCAAGGTTCTACCTTGAAACCAAATCACAAACAGCTGGAGATTCGAGATCAACTGGTACAATAAGCTTGAAGGGAACAATTGGATATATTGCTCCAGGTAACATAAGAACATAAAGCTATAAATCTTGTTTATGTGATAATAATATAGTCACTTAGATTAACTATGCCACACACTGCCCCTTTTGTTTCGACTATTCAGAATATGCCGGAGGTAGTTACCTATCAACTTCTGGAGACGTGTACAGCTTCGGTGTAGTCCTGATGGAGATGTTGACGGGGAAAAGGCCAACCGATCCTCTCTTCTGCAATGGACTCAGCATCATCAACTTCTGCGAGACAAACTTTCCTGACCAGATACTTGATATAATTGATGCTGATCTCCTAGAAGAATACAAGGACTGTGCTCGAGCAAACCCGGAAAAGGGAAACGGAGCCCTTCAGTGCTTGTTGGCCCTGGTGGAAGTGGCACTTTCTTGCACATGCCAGGCCCCTGGCGATCGAATGAACATGAGAGAAGCAGCTGCAGAGTTGCACGAAATCAGACAGTCCAGTTCTATTGGGGTGGATGCTAAATTGCTAAGTATGATTCATTAGTTTGGTATACACCAGATGCTATGCACTTATGGAATCGGACCTCCGGAGTCCATCCTGGGAGGAAGCACGGACGCGGCACCGAGCTAGCTTGTTCCTCATCAGACAGTGCTCCGGCCGTACCCCTTCTCCAAAGTCCTCGCGCGCGCGTCACCAAGCACCAATCGCCGCGCACCGCCCGCATGCCGCCGGCCTTGCCGCGACGCGGTGTCCTCCGTGGCGCTTGCTGCTGTCGTGCCGCTGACCTCTCCACGTCCACGCCGGTGCGCACGGACCGTCCAGCCGCCACGCTGCAGCGCACCCCCCGCCGCCCAGTCGAACGCGCGTCCATCAGTACACACGCCCAGAGGCTAGAGCAGCCGTCCGTGGaaccgcgcgcgccgccggcgtccaTTGCGTCGTTGCGATGGAGGCAATTGACGACGGATCCTTCTACCTGGGAAGCCGGAACACGTCGCCAACTAGGAAAGCGGGCGGT
Coding sequences within it:
- the LOC112874574 gene encoding receptor kinase-like protein Xa21, whose product is MAVCFFSFPSICISCTSVALCRSQLLLSRHKEVENKGLTMAAKAKQHMKPGMLMPWAMVILLLSCGAGTISCTTRDGDDTDLVSLLDFKRAIRSDPRGALSSWNSSVHFCGWKGVSCGRPERVVALNLSGQALDGQISPSLGNMSYLASLNLSTNRFSGQIPPDLGYLRRLKFLDLKYNSLQGSIPDAVTNCSSLRGLYLAGNLLVGEIPKKLALLSSLLHLWLHSNYLTGTIPPDLGNITTLRHVILQANQLHGSIPEELGKLSNMSDLLLGGNRLTGRIPEALLNLSSLQQLAMPVNMLHGPLPSRIGDFLPNLRLLYLGANMLGGHIPESLGNASALQSIELEYNYGFTGRIPPSLGKLQKLRTLGLNDNNLEAKDSQSWEFLDALTNCTRLVKLSLYGNLLRGVLPDSVGNLSSNLDYLTLGSNMLYGLVPSSIGNLHKLTKLDLQNNSFTGAIGGWIENMVNLEGLYIQSNHFSGHIPDSIGNFSKLTELFLGENQFYGPIPSSLGKLPQLSNLYLSYNNLQGNIPKSLIAPTIVQCSLSNNNLEGQIPDLGNLQQINYLDLSSNKLTGAIPLSLGTCQQLQTVLMELNLLSGSIPMSFGNLNSLAMLNLSHNNFSGSIPITLSKLQLLTELDLSHNHLEGEVPKEGVFKNTTAISLEGNWQLCGGVLELHMPPCPNTVTQRRTGRRHYFVRILTPMLGIVSLTLLIYFIISRKKVSRAQSSLSFSDEQFPKVSYKDLAQSTDNFSESNLVGRGSHGSVYKGRLITPEPVVVAVKVFDLAVEGTDRSFMSECQALRNIRHRNLLPILTVCSTIDNRGNDFKALVYRFMPNGNLDSWLHPPGYGNNANNLNLSQRLKIAVDIADALQYIHHDCESPILHCDLKPSNILLDNDMTARLGDFGIARFYLETKSQTAGDSRSTGTISLKGTIGYIAPEYAGGSYLSTSGDVYSFGVVLMEMLTGKRPTDPLFCNGLSIINFCETNFPDQILDIIDADLLEEYKDCARANPEKGNGALQCLLALVEVALSCTCQAPGDRMNMREAAAELHEIRQSSSIGVDAKLLSMIH